The proteins below are encoded in one region of Desulfobacterales bacterium:
- the obgE gene encoding GTPase ObgE encodes MKFIDEAVIRVSAGNGGPGCVSFRREKYVPKGGPDGGDGGKGGDIIIQTSARRRTLYQFRYKKHFKAANGSPGQGKQKTGKNGENVIIEVPPGTIVRDAQTGDLIKDFTQAGESLVLAKGGVGGRGNRRFVSSTNRAPRHAQPGLAGETHSLQLELKLLADIGIIGYPNAGKSTLISRISSAQPKIADYPFTTLTPALGVVTPKSGEPFAVADIPGLIEGAHHGAGLGDKFLKHVERTRVLLHLIDAAAIDPADPLHAYNAINRELDGYQPGLLDKPQCVVLNKMDLPKAQDNADRFQAAFSGSRLMYISAYTGYNVSALIDHLNEFINAHAEKQ; translated from the coding sequence GTGAAATTCATTGATGAAGCCGTAATTCGTGTCAGCGCCGGAAACGGCGGCCCGGGCTGTGTAAGCTTCAGGCGGGAAAAGTATGTTCCCAAGGGCGGCCCGGACGGCGGCGACGGCGGCAAAGGGGGGGATATCATTATCCAAACCTCGGCGCGCCGGCGAACCCTATATCAATTTCGTTATAAAAAACACTTCAAAGCAGCCAACGGCAGCCCGGGGCAGGGCAAACAGAAGACCGGCAAAAACGGGGAAAATGTCATCATCGAAGTTCCGCCGGGAACCATTGTCCGGGATGCGCAAACCGGCGATTTGATCAAGGATTTTACCCAAGCGGGCGAATCCTTAGTGCTCGCAAAAGGCGGAGTCGGGGGTCGGGGCAACCGGCGCTTTGTCAGTTCCACCAACCGGGCTCCGCGCCATGCCCAACCCGGCCTTGCCGGAGAGACCCATTCCCTTCAACTAGAATTAAAGCTCCTGGCCGATATCGGTATTATCGGCTATCCCAATGCGGGCAAATCAACCTTGATTAGTCGAATTTCTTCGGCCCAGCCCAAGATCGCCGATTACCCGTTCACCACCCTTACCCCTGCTCTGGGCGTTGTGACCCCAAAAAGCGGGGAACCCTTTGCTGTTGCCGATATTCCCGGATTGATCGAAGGCGCCCACCACGGCGCCGGACTGGGCGATAAATTCTTAAAGCACGTGGAACGTACCCGGGTGCTTTTGCATTTAATCGACGCGGCGGCCATAGACCCCGCTGATCCGCTGCATGCATACAACGCCATCAACCGCGAGCTTGACGGGTATCAGCCGGGGCTTTTGGATAAGCCCCAATGTGTGGTATTAAATAAAATGGATCTGCCAAAGGCACAGGATAATGCCGACCGATTTCAGGCGGCCTTTTCCGGCTCCCGGCTTATGTACATTTCGGCTTACACCGGTTACAATGTGTCTGCATTAATTGATCACTTAAACGAATTCATCAATGCGCATGCAGAAAAGCAATAG
- the proB gene encoding glutamate 5-kinase, protein MQKSNSRSAYFQTARRVVVKVGSNVLTGPEGLELSVIAALSDQINGLIQKGIEVILVSSGAMAAGQKKIGLSRRPDEIPKRQAIAAVGQAGLILAYDNAFSRYNRKVAQVLLTSDDLSGSRRRYLNARNTLYTLLSWQVLPIVNENDTVVVEEIKFGDNDNLSALITLMMNADMLINLTDIDGLFTADPRTRPDAELISEVTAINKSIEKIAGDIPGALGTGGMMTKIQAARKVTTAGVPMVIANGRRPDVLESLFSDPARGTFFVPAKGKLSNRKCWIGFTVKPKGAIKIDDGAVLAIREKGKSLLAGGIIDVVGDFGVGAPVELTGRDDQRLAVGLVNYSAGDIKKIKGLNTSQIKARLGHNPYDEVIHRDNLTVLDQCHI, encoded by the coding sequence ATGCAGAAAAGCAATAGCCGATCCGCGTATTTCCAAACAGCCCGGCGGGTTGTGGTCAAGGTGGGCAGCAATGTGCTGACCGGACCGGAGGGCCTGGAGCTTTCGGTGATCGCCGCCCTGTCCGATCAAATCAACGGATTGATCCAAAAAGGCATTGAGGTAATCCTGGTCTCCTCCGGCGCCATGGCCGCGGGCCAGAAAAAGATCGGACTTTCCCGCCGGCCGGATGAGATTCCCAAACGCCAGGCCATTGCCGCCGTGGGTCAGGCCGGGTTGATACTGGCCTATGACAACGCGTTTTCCAGGTATAACCGAAAAGTGGCCCAGGTGCTTTTGACCAGCGATGACTTAAGCGGAAGCCGCCGCCGCTATCTAAATGCCCGGAACACCCTGTACACGCTGCTTTCCTGGCAGGTGCTGCCGATTGTCAATGAAAATGACACCGTGGTGGTCGAGGAGATTAAGTTCGGCGATAATGACAATCTGTCCGCGCTGATTACCCTGATGATGAATGCGGACATGCTGATTAATCTGACCGATATTGACGGCCTGTTCACCGCGGATCCGCGAACCCGGCCGGATGCGGAGTTGATCAGCGAGGTCACCGCCATTAACAAATCCATTGAAAAAATCGCCGGCGATATCCCCGGCGCCCTGGGCACCGGGGGCATGATGACCAAAATCCAGGCCGCCCGGAAGGTCACGACGGCCGGTGTTCCCATGGTGATTGCCAACGGCCGGCGGCCGGATGTTCTGGAAAGCCTCTTCAGCGACCCGGCCCGGGGTACGTTTTTTGTGCCGGCCAAGGGTAAGCTCTCCAATCGCAAATGCTGGATCGGCTTTACGGTCAAGCCCAAAGGGGCGATAAAAATTGACGACGGAGCGGTGCTGGCTATCCGGGAAAAAGGCAAGAGCCTTTTGGCCGGCGGGATCATCGATGTTGTCGGGGATTTCGGCGTGGGGGCGCCGGTGGAATTAACCGGTCGGGACGACCAACGGCTGGCCGTTGGCCTGGTCAACTACAGCGCCGGGGATATTAAAAAAATCAAAGGGTTAAATACCTCGCAGATCAAGGCGCGGCTCGGCCACAACCCCTATGACGAGGTCATCCATCGGGACAACCTGACTGTGCTGGATCAGTGTCATATATAA
- a CDS encoding glutamate-5-semialdehyde dehydrogenase, with product MSVEATIVEMAASAKAAAGELARCPADKKNAALLKIADQLEADAERIKAENAKDVAAARENGLSAAMIDRLTVTDATVSDMAMGLRDVVKLTDPVGTTSETWIRPNGLEVCRMRIPLGVIGIIYESRPNVTVDAAGLCLKAGNAVILRGGSEAIHSNQALARTIATALSDVGLPENSVQIVPVRDREAVNILLQQEACVDLIIPRGGEGLIRFVVENSKIPVLKHYKGVCHVYVDKSADLSMAEEICFNAKVQRPGVCNAMETLLVHQAAAPDFLPKMAGRFAQAGVEIRGCPKTCELVDQAKSAEEADWYAEFLDLILAVRVVDDMDAAMAHIAAYGSNHTEAIVTSDYNRARRFLREVDASLVLVNASTRFNDGGQLGLGAEMGISTSKLHAYGPMGVDELTTTKFVARGSGQLRS from the coding sequence ATGTCAGTAGAAGCGACGATAGTGGAAATGGCTGCATCGGCAAAAGCGGCCGCCGGGGAGCTTGCCCGGTGCCCAGCGGATAAAAAAAATGCCGCGCTCTTAAAGATTGCTGACCAATTGGAAGCCGATGCGGAACGTATCAAGGCGGAGAACGCCAAAGATGTGGCCGCAGCCAGGGAAAACGGGCTGTCCGCGGCCATGATCGACCGCCTGACGGTGACGGATGCGACCGTTTCGGATATGGCCATGGGCTTGCGCGATGTGGTGAAGCTAACCGACCCCGTGGGTACCACGAGTGAGACCTGGATACGGCCGAACGGCCTGGAGGTCTGCCGCATGCGGATTCCGCTGGGCGTAATCGGTATTATCTACGAATCCCGGCCCAATGTAACCGTTGATGCCGCCGGACTATGTCTCAAAGCCGGTAATGCGGTGATTCTGCGGGGCGGCTCCGAGGCCATACATTCCAACCAGGCCCTGGCCCGGACCATCGCCACGGCCCTATCCGATGTCGGGCTCCCGGAAAATTCCGTTCAGATCGTACCGGTCCGGGACCGGGAGGCAGTCAATATACTGCTTCAACAGGAGGCATGTGTCGATCTCATTATCCCCCGGGGCGGGGAGGGGTTGATCCGGTTTGTGGTGGAAAATTCAAAGATCCCGGTACTAAAACATTATAAAGGGGTCTGCCACGTGTATGTGGACAAATCCGCGGACCTTTCAATGGCCGAGGAAATCTGTTTTAATGCCAAGGTCCAGCGGCCCGGGGTCTGTAATGCCATGGAAACCCTTTTGGTTCACCAGGCCGCTGCACCGGATTTTCTCCCCAAAATGGCGGGGCGGTTTGCGCAAGCCGGCGTGGAAATCCGGGGCTGCCCCAAGACCTGTGAGCTGGTTGATCAGGCCAAATCCGCCGAAGAAGCGGACTGGTATGCGGAGTTTCTGGACCTGATCCTGGCGGTCCGGGTGGTGGATGACATGGACGCGGCCATGGCCCATATCGCTGCATACGGCTCCAACCACACGGAGGCGATCGTCACTTCGGATTACAATCGGGCCAGACGTTTTCTCCGGGAAGTGGATGCCTCTCTGGTTTTGGTAAACGCCTCCACCCGGTTCAATGACGGCGGTCAGCTGGGCCTGGGCGCGGAAATGGGGATCAGCACCTCCAAGCTTCATGCCTATGGGCCCATGGGTGTGGATGAGCTGACCACCACCAAATTTGTTGCCCGGGGCAGCGGGCAGCTGCGATCCTGA
- the nadD gene encoding nicotinate-nucleotide adenylyltransferase, with protein MGTLVKRAGLFGGTFNPVHVGHLRAAEEVKNGFGLDYVYFVPAALPPHKDAAGLADARDRQAMIDKAIAANPGFSLSNVEIRRQGRSYTIDTVRAFQHDSAGDTDYYLIIGMDQFFEINTWKAFEALFEEIPFIVITRPPEAGIDPLKKFDAMAEHARHHVDGGYQPRADRLCLIHETKQPIWFFEVTPLAISSSKIRELSRNRQSIKYLVTDTVEAYIIAKDLYG; from the coding sequence ATGGGGACCCTGGTGAAACGGGCCGGCCTGTTCGGCGGAACCTTTAATCCTGTCCATGTGGGCCATCTCCGGGCGGCGGAGGAAGTAAAAAATGGATTTGGACTGGATTATGTCTATTTCGTTCCGGCGGCCCTGCCGCCGCACAAGGATGCGGCGGGCCTGGCCGATGCCCGGGACCGGCAGGCGATGATCGATAAAGCGATCGCCGCCAATCCGGGGTTTTCCCTTTCCAACGTGGAAATCCGGCGCCAGGGCCGATCCTATACCATTGATACGGTAAGGGCCTTTCAGCATGATTCAGCCGGAGATACGGATTATTACCTGATCATCGGCATGGATCAATTTTTTGAAATCAATACCTGGAAAGCATTTGAAGCCCTGTTTGAAGAAATTCCCTTTATCGTCATAACCCGGCCGCCTGAAGCCGGGATTGATCCCTTAAAAAAGTTTGACGCGATGGCCGAACACGCGAGGCACCATGTGGATGGGGGATATCAGCCCAGGGCGGACAGGCTGTGCCTTATCCATGAGACCAAGCAGCCGATCTGGTTCTTCGAGGTCACCCCTCTGGCCATTTCATCCAGTAAAATCCGGGAACTTTCGAGGAACCGGCAATCAATCAAGTATCTTGTAACAGACACAGTGGAGGCATATATTATAGCAAAGGATCTCTATGGATAG
- the rsfS gene encoding ribosome silencing factor — MDRVHEDLGGQLKLYVQAAMGRKARDLLLLDVRELTTLADVFMLCTGRSNRQVSAIADHIRRFLKEHGIRPLYVEGMKEGHWVLLDYGQVVIHVFYEPVRQFYDLESLWADARPLPIDEIVEQLPDDDQADGAVI; from the coding sequence ATGGATAGGGTACATGAAGACCTGGGCGGGCAATTAAAGCTCTATGTTCAGGCCGCTATGGGAAGAAAAGCCAGGGATTTGCTGCTTTTGGATGTTCGGGAGCTGACCACGCTGGCGGATGTATTCATGCTCTGTACCGGCCGGTCCAACCGGCAGGTCTCCGCGATTGCCGACCATATCCGTCGATTTTTAAAAGAGCACGGCATCCGGCCGCTTTATGTGGAAGGCATGAAGGAGGGCCACTGGGTGCTTCTGGATTACGGCCAGGTGGTCATCCATGTATTTTATGAACCGGTCCGGCAGTTTTATGATCTGGAAAGCCTGTGGGCGGATGCCCGGCCGCTTCCGATTGATGAGATTGTTGAGCAATTGCCGGACGATGATCAAGCCGATGGAGCAGTAATCTAA
- the gpmI gene encoding 2,3-bisphosphoglycerate-independent phosphoglycerate mutase — protein MTCMLMILDGWGLDAPGEGNAVYMANTPFLDRLAANYPQTRLACSGEAVGLPEGIMGNSEVGHLNLGAGRVVYQVLLRIDMAIKDGSFFENEALNGVMDKVAANQSALHLMGLLSDGGVHSQLNHLFALIDMAAEKGLSHVYIHPILDGRDTPPDSGVTYMEQLQQHIKDKSNAQIVTICGRFYAMDRDTRWERTEKAYRLYTEAAGIFETDPVEAVKNAYSRGETDEFVEPVALTLADGTPVAAVGDGDGVLFFNFRPDRARQITRAFTEADFKEFDRNVWPDLCDYVCMAQYDENFTLPVAFPPVHLDQILGEVLSYQGFTQLRIAETEKYAHVTYFFNGGEETPFANEDRHLVPSPREVGTYDEKPEMSAYEVADQVVSYLKMEKYDLIVLNFANLDMVGHTGVMKAAVKACETVDQCVEKVVTAALEKDATILVTADHGNSEKMKDENGQPYTAHTLNPVPFILVANEESRFRSTRLRPGVLGDVAPTILGIIGIEKPEKMTGKSLIES, from the coding sequence ATGACGTGCATGCTGATGATACTCGATGGATGGGGTCTTGATGCGCCGGGGGAAGGAAATGCCGTGTACATGGCCAACACGCCCTTTCTGGACCGGCTTGCGGCCAACTATCCCCAAACCCGGCTCGCCTGTTCGGGCGAGGCTGTGGGGCTGCCCGAGGGCATTATGGGAAATTCCGAGGTGGGGCATTTAAACCTGGGCGCCGGCCGGGTGGTCTACCAGGTGCTTTTGCGCATTGATATGGCCATCAAAGACGGCTCGTTTTTTGAGAATGAGGCGTTAAACGGGGTCATGGACAAGGTCGCGGCCAATCAGTCCGCGCTCCATCTCATGGGCCTGCTATCAGACGGCGGGGTGCACAGCCAGCTGAACCACTTGTTCGCCTTAATCGATATGGCGGCCGAAAAAGGCCTATCCCATGTCTATATCCACCCGATTTTAGACGGCCGGGATACCCCGCCGGACAGCGGGGTGACCTATATGGAACAGCTGCAACAGCATATCAAAGACAAATCCAATGCCCAAATCGTCACCATCTGCGGCCGCTTCTATGCCATGGACCGGGACACCCGCTGGGAGCGGACGGAAAAAGCCTATCGGCTTTATACCGAGGCGGCCGGGATTTTTGAAACCGATCCGGTGGAGGCGGTGAAAAATGCCTACAGCCGCGGAGAGACGGATGAGTTCGTCGAACCCGTTGCTCTCACCCTGGCTGATGGCACGCCGGTGGCCGCGGTGGGGGATGGCGACGGGGTCCTTTTTTTTAATTTCCGCCCCGATCGGGCGCGGCAGATCACGCGGGCATTTACCGAAGCGGATTTCAAGGAATTTGACCGCAATGTATGGCCGGATCTTTGCGATTATGTCTGCATGGCCCAGTATGATGAAAATTTTACACTGCCGGTGGCATTTCCACCGGTTCATCTGGATCAGATCCTGGGCGAAGTGTTGAGCTATCAGGGCTTTACACAACTGCGGATCGCGGAGACGGAAAAATACGCCCATGTGACCTATTTTTTTAACGGCGGCGAGGAAACCCCGTTTGCCAATGAGGACCGCCACCTGGTGCCGTCCCCGCGGGAGGTGGGCACCTATGATGAAAAGCCGGAAATGAGCGCTTATGAGGTGGCGGATCAGGTGGTTTCCTATCTAAAGATGGAAAAATATGATCTCATCGTCCTAAATTTTGCCAACTTGGATATGGTGGGCCATACCGGTGTTATGAAAGCAGCGGTTAAGGCATGTGAAACGGTGGATCAATGCGTGGAAAAGGTGGTGACCGCCGCCCTTGAGAAGGACGCGACGATACTGGTCACGGCAGATCACGGCAATTCAGAGAAGATGAAAGATGAAAACGGCCAGCCGTATACCGCCCACACCTTAAATCCCGTGCCCTTCATTCTGGTGGCAAATGAGGAAAGCCGGTTCCGGAGCACCCGCCTTAGGCCCGGGGTGCTGGGCGATGTAGCGCCTACCATTTTGGGGATCATAGGCATTGAAAAGCCTGAGAAAATGACCGGCAAAAGTCTGATTGAGAGCTGA
- a CDS encoding type I restriction enzyme HsdR N-terminal domain-containing protein yields the protein MISDVQKPYEMITDYATGRKIPDIGAETHRQTVERYLHEKLNYPLSSIGVDVPLSLSVAGETYETQLDLVVMVSDQPVMVIKCAAGSLESREKEVLAAARVMGSVPVPYAVVSDGKTAIIYDAGSRKKIAEGLDQIPTYEAAREFIKTYAPAPIAEDRQEREKIIFKSYDSMNMNVQRFLKK from the coding sequence ATGATATCAGATGTGCAAAAACCCTATGAGATGATCACCGATTATGCCACCGGCCGAAAAATTCCGGATATCGGGGCGGAAACGCATCGGCAGACGGTGGAGCGATACCTGCACGAAAAATTAAATTATCCCCTGTCAAGCATCGGGGTGGACGTGCCGCTATCTCTGTCTGTGGCCGGAGAGACGTATGAGACCCAGCTGGATCTTGTGGTAATGGTTTCAGATCAGCCGGTTATGGTGATTAAATGTGCGGCCGGCTCCCTTGAGTCCAGGGAAAAGGAGGTCCTCGCGGCCGCGCGCGTCATGGGATCCGTGCCCGTGCCCTATGCGGTGGTCTCGGACGGGAAAACCGCCATCATATATGATGCGGGCAGCCGGAAAAAAATCGCCGAGGGCCTCGATCAAATCCCGACCTATGAAGCGGCCCGGGAATTTATAAAAACTTACGCACCCGCGCCCATAGCCGAGGACCGGCAGGAGCGGGAGAAAATAATATTTAAATCCTATGACAGCATGAATATGAATGTGCAGCGATTTTTGAAAAAATAA
- a CDS encoding HEAT repeat domain-containing protein — MPDAQIQNKAIELINHLNGAITNVRLYPPQSAMIVRSVDRLNATLEALLADTPAIIYAESEKNLLIQGAPLPEKEQKKPQIQSFLTMLLTMGIRSLSFERGVSGTELNEFVQLLGNPPADREIAGELKELLAQRQIKHILIDEKIYVERGAGQSILSEMDISDEDIARAVFGEESVSEEAMDTLRELARQPEWLSRVFQSGVKQAVASEEQMRSDLSERFSQMIDELEAFSPVDRQDISQAIIEAMAEMDDSVLQSLLTQNLNTIFGKQFFEEIARSLDQDTFNRLMERVEEMIQTAPADAEKSLKKALQELKAADHAGDSQYSEALEKEPRPDSEEASRPGPQPAAEAGVESAKENVKTALNQLLKGDVEVLPRLTLMAGINQAVEKLAAGGRAETINALFDRLMQGLESSHPDVKAGAAEMIANMDEQLAANDRLAERIEWSKKLSEWIKQEAEISAAFETVSRELQEISETLIRENRAEDAAHILEAYQFLASGNLSRDQAIQALAANMLQNIATDDILDLLLKEKVKEGQKDGEADIYSLVILGTTTIERLLDRLRDSHNRQERNRIVQVISRIGEPAVQSVVERLYQEGPWYYIRNLVLLLGRIGDASHLELLESFLSASDFRIQREAVLAIQNLGGERAGKILLNRLDAVSDSVKSVIVSVLGLMNYREALPYLTMSLENRSLGQTREATAAINAKICEALGQMGDARAIPVLEKVIQARSFLGLKTYDPKVKAAAEKALAKISRK, encoded by the coding sequence ATGCCGGATGCGCAGATACAAAATAAGGCGATTGAGCTAATCAATCATTTAAACGGCGCAATTACCAATGTGCGCCTTTATCCGCCGCAAAGCGCCATGATCGTCCGCTCCGTTGACCGTTTAAACGCCACGCTGGAGGCCCTCCTGGCGGATACGCCGGCCATTATTTATGCAGAATCCGAAAAAAACCTCCTGATCCAGGGGGCGCCGCTGCCTGAAAAAGAGCAGAAAAAGCCACAGATTCAATCCTTTTTGACCATGCTGTTAACCATGGGAATCAGAAGTTTAAGCTTTGAGCGGGGGGTGAGCGGAACGGAACTTAATGAATTTGTACAGCTGCTCGGTAACCCGCCGGCGGACCGGGAAATCGCCGGTGAGTTAAAAGAATTGCTCGCCCAGCGCCAGATCAAGCATATCCTGATCGATGAAAAGATTTATGTGGAGCGGGGTGCCGGCCAGAGCATCCTCTCTGAAATGGATATCTCGGATGAGGATATTGCCCGGGCAGTTTTCGGTGAGGAATCGGTCTCCGAGGAGGCCATGGATACCCTGCGCGAACTGGCCAGGCAGCCTGAATGGCTCTCCCGGGTCTTTCAGAGTGGTGTCAAACAGGCCGTGGCATCCGAAGAGCAGATGCGATCCGACCTTTCAGAGCGGTTTTCCCAAATGATCGATGAGCTGGAGGCCTTCTCACCGGTGGATCGGCAGGACATTTCCCAGGCCATTATCGAGGCCATGGCGGAAATGGATGACAGTGTGCTCCAGTCCCTCTTAACCCAGAATTTAAATACCATATTCGGCAAGCAATTTTTTGAAGAGATTGCCCGGAGCCTGGATCAGGACACATTTAACCGGCTTATGGAAAGGGTTGAGGAGATGATCCAAACCGCACCGGCAGATGCGGAAAAAAGCCTTAAAAAAGCACTGCAGGAATTAAAGGCCGCGGATCATGCCGGAGACAGCCAATATAGCGAGGCGCTTGAAAAAGAACCCCGTCCCGACTCAGAAGAAGCTTCCAGGCCCGGCCCGCAGCCAGCCGCTGAAGCCGGGGTCGAGTCCGCCAAAGAAAACGTCAAAACCGCTTTAAATCAGCTTTTAAAAGGCGATGTCGAGGTCCTGCCCCGGCTTACGCTGATGGCCGGAATCAACCAGGCGGTTGAAAAGCTTGCCGCAGGCGGCCGGGCGGAAACGATCAACGCGCTTTTTGATCGGCTCATGCAGGGCCTTGAAAGCAGCCACCCAGATGTTAAAGCTGGCGCCGCGGAGATGATCGCCAATATGGATGAGCAGCTGGCGGCAAATGATCGGCTGGCGGAGCGAATCGAATGGTCTAAAAAACTTTCGGAATGGATCAAGCAAGAGGCCGAGATTAGCGCGGCATTTGAAACCGTGAGCCGTGAGCTTCAGGAGATATCCGAAACCCTGATCCGGGAAAACCGGGCAGAAGACGCCGCCCATATTCTGGAGGCTTACCAGTTTTTAGCATCCGGGAATTTATCCAGGGATCAGGCGATTCAGGCGCTGGCTGCGAATATGTTGCAAAATATCGCTACAGACGATATACTTGATCTGTTATTAAAAGAAAAGGTCAAGGAAGGCCAAAAGGATGGCGAGGCGGATATTTATAGCCTGGTGATCCTGGGCACCACGACCATTGAACGCCTGTTGGATCGGCTGCGGGACAGCCATAACCGGCAGGAGCGTAACCGGATCGTCCAGGTAATTTCCCGGATCGGCGAACCGGCGGTACAATCCGTGGTGGAACGCCTTTATCAGGAAGGCCCGTGGTATTACATCCGCAACCTGGTTTTGCTGCTCGGGCGTATCGGCGATGCAAGCCACCTGGAGCTCCTGGAGAGTTTTTTATCTGCCTCGGATTTCCGGATACAGCGGGAAGCGGTGCTGGCCATTCAGAATCTTGGCGGGGAAAGGGCCGGCAAGATTCTGTTAAATCGACTGGATGCCGTCTCTGACAGCGTAAAGAGTGTAATCGTTTCGGTTTTGGGGCTTATGAATTATCGGGAAGCCCTGCCGTATTTGACAATGTCATTGGAAAACCGGAGTCTGGGGCAAACCAGAGAGGCCACAGCGGCAATAAATGCCAAAATCTGTGAAGCCTTGGGCCAGATGGGGGATGCCAGGGCCATACCAGTGCTTGAAAAGGTAATTCAAGCCCGGAGTTTTTTGGGGCTCAAGACCTATGATCCAAAAGTTAAGGCAGCGGCGGAAAAGGCCCTGGCCAAAATCAGCCGCAAATGA
- a CDS encoding cyclic nucleotide-binding domain-containing protein has translation MQSSERSQQEAKVDQYVAQNDTASAIKLLYDLITEYAKEKNFEKAEALHNKMYEVDPMALTEIVRSSDIIEAEKSETLDPEHLELWSDLYSRLNTSEANALYYSMKPKTFESGETIMEQGQLNSRLYFILSGEVNALYTRGDTEVLFKTLYSGELLGQSPFFSATVCTVTMNAFTRVKASFLENSVLKQWKADVPALEAKLYDYCVKKDRVKQELENKKMERRTDKRLELTGRLSLQLLDKSGNPMGKAYKGEIADISVGGLSFVVKSSKEETLRLLLGRPILVSFDLPLNSGGARPVSEKTTIIAIQSMIFDDYSIHVKFQSKKPQSFIDDIDRSRAVQPA, from the coding sequence ATGCAGTCAAGCGAGCGATCGCAGCAGGAAGCCAAGGTGGATCAGTATGTGGCGCAAAACGATACAGCCTCCGCGATAAAGCTGTTATATGATTTGATTACCGAATATGCCAAGGAAAAGAATTTCGAAAAAGCCGAAGCCCTGCATAATAAAATGTATGAAGTCGATCCCATGGCACTGACTGAAATTGTGCGCTCCAGCGATATCATTGAAGCGGAAAAAAGTGAAACGCTGGACCCGGAGCATCTGGAGCTGTGGTCGGATTTATATAGTCGGCTAAACACATCGGAAGCCAATGCCCTGTATTATTCCATGAAACCGAAGACATTTGAGTCCGGCGAGACGATTATGGAGCAGGGTCAGTTAAACAGCCGTTTGTACTTTATCCTAAGCGGGGAAGTCAACGCGCTCTATACCCGCGGGGATACCGAGGTGTTGTTTAAAACCCTTTATTCCGGAGAGCTCCTCGGACAGTCCCCGTTTTTTTCTGCCACGGTCTGCACGGTCACCATGAATGCATTTACAAGGGTTAAGGCAAGCTTTCTGGAAAACAGTGTATTGAAACAATGGAAAGCCGATGTGCCGGCGCTTGAGGCCAAACTCTATGACTACTGCGTAAAAAAAGACAGGGTCAAACAGGAGCTGGAAAACAAAAAGATGGAGCGCCGTACGGACAAACGCCTGGAATTGACCGGCCGGCTCTCCTTGCAGTTGCTTGATAAAAGCGGAAATCCTATGGGCAAAGCTTATAAAGGCGAAATTGCCGATATTTCCGTCGGCGGCCTCTCTTTTGTGGTGAAAAGCTCCAAGGAAGAAACCCTTCGCCTGCTTCTGGGCCGCCCGATTCTGGTGAGTTTCGATCTGCCGCTTAATTCGGGAGGCGCCCGCCCGGTCAGTGAAAAGACGACCATTATCGCGATCCAATCCATGATTTTTGACGATTATTCCATTCACGTCAAGTTTCAGAGCAAAAAACCGCAATCATTTATTGACGATATTGACCGAAGCCGGGCGGTGCAGCCGGCTTAA
- a CDS encoding zinc ribbon domain-containing protein, whose product MNFETKEQVLERIIDQVKPICPHCGKEMEVWEVPPVAFSDGLGWDSPYMYVCFNDECPLYINGWQNLWENFAQRASYRCIKSPNDKNFEAMPVFSSMGGQGQVIDEQVMAEREALKESTKKGFSILAECYVSKDEVTVMQMLMDATQPARVRLKAAEIAADVGGLDAIELITNHKFGNPVLQEKVDETVDKIHQRHFTRECPFCAEIIKKRAKVCKHCSKEVAGK is encoded by the coding sequence ATGAATTTTGAGACAAAAGAGCAGGTTCTGGAACGAATCATTGACCAGGTAAAGCCGATCTGCCCCCACTGCGGGAAGGAAATGGAGGTCTGGGAAGTGCCGCCCGTGGCTTTCAGTGACGGACTGGGCTGGGATTCACCGTATATGTATGTCTGTTTTAATGATGAATGCCCCTTATATATCAACGGATGGCAAAATCTGTGGGAAAACTTTGCCCAGCGGGCATCCTACAGATGCATTAAAAGCCCCAATGACAAAAATTTTGAAGCCATGCCGGTTTTCAGCTCCATGGGCGGGCAGGGGCAGGTCATCGATGAACAGGTGATGGCGGAGCGGGAGGCCCTGAAAGAGAGCACCAAGAAAGGGTTTTCCATTCTGGCGGAATGCTATGTATCAAAAGATGAAGTCACTGTCATGCAAATGCTGATGGATGCGACGCAGCCGGCCCGGGTGCGGCTGAAGGCAGCTGAAATAGCGGCGGATGTGGGCGGTCTGGACGCCATTGAACTGATCACCAATCACAAATTCGGCAACCCCGTTCTGCAGGAGAAAGTGGATGAGACGGTGGATAAAATCCACCAGCGCCATTTCACCCGGGAATGCCCGTTCTGTGCCGAGATCATCAAAAAGCGGGCCAAGGTCTGCAAGCACTGCAGCAAGGAGGTGGCCGGCAAATAG